From Gimesia panareensis, the proteins below share one genomic window:
- the tnpA gene encoding IS66 family insertion sequence element accessory protein TnpA, with protein sequence MSASQSTPRADQRRNPNREAFWRQTLSDRLQSGLSIRAFCQREGLSEPAYHYWRRELKKRDAETTAAASFLPVEVQLPATPIEIVFSQGTSVRVGNGCDQTTLETVLAALEQRAC encoded by the coding sequence ATGTCCGCATCCCAGTCAACCCCGCGTGCCGACCAGCGACGGAACCCGAACCGTGAAGCGTTCTGGCGACAAACCCTTTCAGACCGACTGCAGTCCGGACTCTCGATCCGTGCCTTCTGTCAGCGTGAAGGACTGAGCGAACCAGCTTACCACTACTGGCGGCGGGAACTGAAAAAGCGGGATGCCGAGACAACCGCTGCAGCTTCCTTTCTGCCCGTTGAAGTCCAACTCCCTGCCACGCCGATTGAAATCGTGTTCTCACAGGGCACCTCGGTTCGCGTCGGAAACGGCTGTGATCAAACCACGCTCGAAACCGTGCTCGCCGCGCTGGAGCAGCGCGCATGCTGA
- the tnpB gene encoding IS66 family insertion sequence element accessory protein TnpB (TnpB, as the term is used for proteins encoded by IS66 family insertion elements, is considered an accessory protein, since TnpC, encoded by a neighboring gene, is a DDE family transposase.), whose amino-acid sequence MLNLPTRIYFCTVPTDMRKSFDGLLRMTEVYLQQNVLDGGLFVFLNKKQDRIKLLYWDHDGLAIWYKRLEAGTYQRLSSPEGTHGLQLSSTDLGLLLQGIDLTSVQRRKRYQISEKVSTS is encoded by the coding sequence ATGCTGAATCTGCCCACCCGCATTTATTTCTGCACGGTCCCCACCGATATGCGAAAAAGTTTTGACGGCCTCCTGCGAATGACCGAAGTCTACCTGCAGCAAAACGTACTCGACGGGGGACTGTTTGTGTTTCTCAACAAAAAACAGGATCGGATCAAGCTGCTGTACTGGGACCACGATGGTCTGGCCATCTGGTATAAACGGCTGGAAGCGGGCACATATCAGCGTCTCTCCAGCCCGGAGGGCACACATGGCCTACAACTGTCCTCCACCGACCTGGGGCTCCTGCTGCAGGGCATCGACCTGACCAGCGTGCAGCGCAGAAAACGCTATCAGATTTCAGAAAAAGTATCGACTTCATAA
- the tnpC gene encoding IS66 family transposase, whose amino-acid sequence MNQKRSSLPNDVQSCHDMIHQLGETVGEQQREVEQLKHFIERLLRQRFGARSEKIAPNQMSLFDEPEAAEEVAEPEDDEPPPTAVSAHRRRGGGRNKLPDHLPRERVEHDLTESEKRCPCCDQTRQRIGEISHEQLEFIPASLKVIEHVRFKYACRECEEHVVLAAAPARPIAKGFAGPGLLSTILVGKYSDHLPLYRHESILSRNGVQLSRSTMSRWVLETAELLQPLTDLMKSRVLQSHVMHTDDTTIPVQDQRLSRTRTGRFWVYCGDAGHPYSVYDFTPNRERAGPQAFLKHFRGYLQADAYAGYEELYRSGRIQQVLCWAHARRKFYDARTVQPEAAHRALLFIQQLYAIEREASDLQQPADCERWWQHRRQLRQDKALPVLEQFRDWLTETSRVLLPKSPVAVAMQYLLSRWSGFTRYCTEGILSIDNNLAERTLRPCAIGRKNYLFVGSDRGGEAAAVHYSLMASCKANEVEPFAYLRDVLSRITDHAADRLEELLPDQWLKQHPESHRPRRR is encoded by the coding sequence ATGAACCAGAAACGATCCTCATTGCCGAACGACGTCCAATCCTGCCATGATATGATTCACCAGTTGGGTGAGACCGTGGGAGAGCAACAGCGGGAAGTCGAGCAACTCAAACATTTCATTGAGCGGCTGCTGCGACAACGGTTTGGCGCCCGTTCTGAAAAGATCGCCCCCAATCAAATGAGCCTGTTTGATGAACCCGAGGCTGCAGAGGAAGTTGCTGAACCCGAGGACGATGAACCGCCTCCTACTGCGGTTTCCGCACATCGTCGTCGTGGCGGCGGCCGCAACAAGCTGCCCGACCATTTACCTCGGGAACGGGTAGAACATGACCTGACCGAATCGGAAAAACGCTGTCCCTGCTGCGACCAGACACGGCAGCGGATCGGAGAAATCAGCCACGAACAGTTAGAATTCATTCCTGCCAGCCTGAAAGTGATCGAGCACGTACGTTTCAAATACGCGTGCCGGGAGTGTGAAGAGCATGTGGTGCTGGCGGCTGCTCCTGCCCGGCCGATTGCCAAAGGCTTCGCCGGCCCCGGCTTGCTCTCGACGATCCTGGTGGGGAAATACTCAGATCATCTCCCCCTGTATCGTCATGAATCCATTCTCAGCCGGAATGGCGTACAGCTTTCGCGGAGCACGATGAGCCGCTGGGTACTGGAAACTGCGGAATTACTGCAACCGCTGACTGATCTGATGAAAAGTCGCGTTCTGCAGTCGCATGTCATGCATACGGACGATACAACGATTCCCGTCCAGGACCAACGGCTTTCCCGCACGCGGACCGGCCGGTTCTGGGTTTACTGCGGCGATGCCGGGCATCCGTATTCGGTCTATGATTTCACCCCGAACCGGGAACGCGCCGGTCCCCAGGCGTTTTTAAAACACTTTCGCGGTTATCTGCAGGCAGACGCGTATGCCGGTTACGAAGAACTGTACCGGTCAGGCAGGATTCAGCAGGTCTTGTGCTGGGCGCATGCGCGACGCAAGTTTTACGATGCGCGGACCGTGCAGCCGGAAGCCGCACACCGGGCATTATTGTTTATCCAGCAGTTATACGCGATTGAACGGGAAGCCAGCGATCTGCAACAGCCGGCGGACTGTGAACGCTGGTGGCAACACCGCCGACAGTTGCGACAGGACAAGGCGTTACCGGTTCTGGAACAGTTCCGCGACTGGTTAACAGAGACATCGCGTGTGCTATTACCGAAAAGTCCGGTGGCAGTCGCGATGCAATATCTGTTAAGCCGCTGGTCCGGTTTTACGCGGTATTGTACCGAGGGCATTCTGTCGATTGACAACAATCTGGCCGAACGCACCTTGCGTCCCTGTGCTATCGGCCGGAAGAATTATCTATTCGTCGGCAGTGATCGGGGCGGCGAGGCCGCCGCCGTGCACTACAGTCTGATGGCCAGTTGCAAAGCAAACGAAGTAGAACCGTTTGCTTATCTGAGAGATGTGCTGAGTCGGATAACCGATCACGCCGCCGATCGTCTGGAAGAACTGCTGCCGGACCAATGGCTGAAGCAACACCCCGAATCCCACCGCCCCCGCCGACGATGA
- a CDS encoding ATP-dependent endonuclease yields MRTSLLLLNMLVVETHAEYNSRQGVFCGPVTIFLPIGGHPRAWIRRLAPLQLPEFYLFDRESPPETEQRETLVAQINRRPHCRAVLTQKRSLENYLHPRAIETVANITPEFGDQDCVASEVAQRVFNSRHEDYCWELLDRRPQVKLRNRTKHWLNTSAVEQMTVPLLQERDPDGEIISWLETIAQLAETA; encoded by the coding sequence ATGCGGACATCGCTTTTGCTCCTGAATATGCTGGTGGTTGAAACACATGCAGAATACAACAGCCGTCAAGGTGTATTTTGTGGGCCGGTTACCATCTTTCTGCCCATCGGCGGCCATCCCCGCGCCTGGATCAGGCGACTGGCCCCACTTCAGCTCCCTGAGTTTTATCTCTTTGATCGGGAAAGCCCTCCTGAGACGGAGCAACGGGAAACGCTGGTTGCTCAGATCAACCGCCGACCCCACTGCCGTGCTGTGCTGACTCAGAAACGGAGCCTGGAGAACTACCTGCATCCCCGTGCCATAGAGACTGTGGCCAACATTACTCCCGAATTCGGAGACCAAGATTGCGTGGCGTCGGAAGTGGCACAGCGGGTATTCAACAGCCGTCATGAGGACTATTGCTGGGAACTGCTCGATCGTCGACCACAGGTCAAGCTCAGGAATCGGACCAAGCACTGGCTTAACACCAGTGCGGTCGAACAGATGACGGTTCCCTTGCTACAGGAACGCGATCCAGA